The Streptomyces sp. NBC_00306 sequence TCCCGGGGCCTGGGGCGCGAGATCGTCCGCGCGGCGGCGCAGGCGGGCCACCAGGTCGTGGCCGGCCTGCGCAACCCGCAGGCCCTGGACGATCTGGTGGCCGAGTTCGGTGACCGGATCGCGGTCGCACCTCTCGATGTCACAGACGCGGCCCAGGCGAAGGCTGCCGTGCGCACCGCCCTCGACCGGTTCGGCGGACTCGATGTGCTGGTGAACAACGCCGGATACGCCAACATCGCCTCTGTCGAGGATGTCGACTTCGACGACTTCTCGGCACAGGTGGACACCAACCTCCTCGGCGTCGTCCGGCTGACCCAGGCCGCGCTGCCGGTCATGCGCGAGCAGCGATCGGGCCACATCGTCCAGGTGTCGTCGGTCGGCGGACGCCTCGCGACCCCCGGCCTTGCCGCGTACCAGAGCGCCAAGTGGGCCGTGGGCGGCTTCTCCTTGGTGCTCGCCAAGGAGGTCGCGCCGCTGGGCATCAAGGTCACCGTGCTGGAGCCGGGCGGGATGGCGACCGACTGGTCGGGGTCGTCCATGAAGGTGGCGCCGATACGGCCCGAGTACGCCGACACCGTGGGTGCCTCGGCGGCCATGCACAACACGGACACGCTGACTGCCAGCGACCCGGCGAAAGTGGCCCGCCTGCTCCTCGACGTCGTGGCCATGGACGATCCGCCCCTGCGTCTCCTCGTCGGCGCGGACGCCTTCCGCTACGCGACGGCCGCCGCACGCGAGCAACTCGCCGCGGATGAGAGCCGGCGCGCGCTGAGCGAGTCCACCAGCGCCGACGACGCGACGGCGGCCCAGTTGGACCCCCTGGGCCACGGCGAGAGCTGACGCCCGGCTCCTGCCGCGACGATGAGGCCACGGCCATGAGGGTGGACGCACGCACCCACGTCAACCTATGTTGACAAGATGGGCAATCAAGCGCTGCTCGTCTGCGGGATGGCCGCCGGTCCGCTCTTCACCCTCGCGTACGTGGTGGAGGGCGCCACGCGTGCGGACTACAAACCGCTGCGCCATCCCGTCAGTTCGCTCGCTCTCGGCCGCGCCGGGTGGGCGCAGAGCGTCAACTT is a genomic window containing:
- a CDS encoding SDR family NAD(P)-dependent oxidoreductase, with product MPSVFLVSGASRGLGREIVRAAAQAGHQVVAGLRNPQALDDLVAEFGDRIAVAPLDVTDAAQAKAAVRTALDRFGGLDVLVNNAGYANIASVEDVDFDDFSAQVDTNLLGVVRLTQAALPVMREQRSGHIVQVSSVGGRLATPGLAAYQSAKWAVGGFSLVLAKEVAPLGIKVTVLEPGGMATDWSGSSMKVAPIRPEYADTVGASAAMHNTDTLTASDPAKVARLLLDVVAMDDPPLRLLVGADAFRYATAAAREQLAADESRRALSESTSADDATAAQLDPLGHGES